A stretch of the Ananas comosus cultivar F153 linkage group 14, ASM154086v1, whole genome shotgun sequence genome encodes the following:
- the LOC109720258 gene encoding protoporphyrinogen oxidase, chloroplastic — protein MASVAAAAAISTLPFLPVKARGAGDILRRGRPRRVRCAIASDTAVSSRDGGGDEAAPPRWVAAECVVVGGGVSGLCTAQALATRHGVGGLLVTEARARAGGNITTVERDGYLWEEGPNSFQPSDPVLTMAVDSGLKEDLVFGDPNAPRFVLWNGKLRPVPSKPNDLPFFDLMSFPGKLRAGFGAIGIRPPPPGHEESVEEFVRRNLGDEVFERLIEPFCSGVYAGDPAKLSMKAAFGKVWKLEQNGGSIIGGTIKAIQERSKTPKPPRDPRLPKPKGQTVASFRKGLAMLPNAISSRLGDKVKLLWKLTSIKKSENQGYSLLYDTPEGSVSVQTRSVIMTIPSYIASGILRPLSNDAADALSKFYYPPVAAVTVSYAKGAIREECLIDGELKGFGQLHPRSQGIETLGTIYSSSLFPNRAPPGRVLLLNYIGGATNTGIISKSEDELVESVNRDLRKMLINPNAEDPLVHGVRVWPQAIPQFLVGHLDHLEAARSALAKGGFDGLFLGGNYVAGVALGRCVEGAYESAAAVSEFLAKYAYK, from the exons ATGGCttcggtggcggcggcggcggcgatctcCACCCTCCCCTTCCTACCGGTGAAGGCCCGCGGCGCCGGCGATATCCTGCGACGGGGCCGCCCCCGGCGTGTTCGGTGCGCGATCGCCAGCGACACCGCCGTCTCCTCCCGGGACGGCGGCGGAGacgaggcggcgccgccgcggtgGGTGGCGGCGGAGTGCGTGGTGGTGGGCGGCGGCGTGAGCGGGCTCTGCACCGCGCAGGCGCTGGCGACGCGGCACGGGGTCGGGGGGCTGCTGGTGACGGAGGCGCGGGCGAGGGCCGGGGGGAACATCACCACCGTCGAGAGGGACGGGTACCTGTGGGAGGAGGGGCCGAACAGTTTCCAACCCTCCGATCCCGTCCTCACCATGGCG GTAGATAGCGGTCTGAAGGAGGACCTTGTATTTGGCGATCCAAATGCTCCGCGCTTTGTTTTGTGGAATGGGAAATTGCGGCCGGTTCCTTCGAAGCCAAACGATTTGCCATTCTTTGACTTGATGAGCTTTCCTGGTAAATTGAGGGCTGGATTTGGCGCTATCGGcattcgtcctcctccgcca GGTCACGAAGAGTCGGTAGAAGAGTTTGTGCGCCGCAATCTTGGAGATGAGGTTTTTGAACGCCTGATCGAGCCATTCTGCTCAG GTGTATATGCTGGTGATCCTGCGAAGCTAAGTATGAAAGCGGCTTTTGGAAAGGTTTGGAAGCTAGAGCAGAATGGTGGTAGCATTATTGGTGGAACTATAAAGGCAATTCAAGAGAGGAGTAAAACTCCCAAACCACCAAGAGATCC GCGTTTGCCAAAACCAAAGGGGCAGACAGTGGCATCATTTAGGAAAGGACTTGCTATGCTTCCTAATGCAATTTCCTCTAG GCTGGGTGACAAAGTCAAACTGTTGTGGAAACTCACAAGCATTAAAAAGTCAGAGAACCAGGGTTATTCGCTATTGTATGATACACCAGAAGGATCAGTCTCAGTGCAGACCAGAAGTGTCATCATGACCATTCCATCATACATTGCTAGTGGCATCTTACGACCCCTTTCT AATGATGCGGCGGATGCACTGTCAAAATTCTATTACCCACCAGTTGCTGCGGTAACTGTTTCATATGCGAAGGGAGCAATCAGAGAAGAATGCTTGATAGATGGCGAGCTTAAGGGGTTCGGGCAGTTACATCCGCGTAGTCAAGGAATTGAGACACTAG GAACAATATATAGCTCATCGCTGTTTCCTAATCGTGCTCCTCCTGGGAGGGTGCTGCTTCTCAACTACATTGGAGGTGCTACGAACACAGGAATCATATCCAAG AGTGAGGATGAACTAGTGGAATCCGTCAATCGTGACCTGAggaaaatgctaataaacccaAACGCCGAGGACCCCTTAGTTCATGGTGTGAGAGTTTGGCCGCAAGCGATACCTCAGTTTTTGGTGGGCCATCTTGACCATCTCGAAGCTGCACGGTCTGCGCTCGCCAAAGGCGGTTTCGACGGTCTGTTTTTGGGAGGCAACTACGTTGCAGGCGTGGCACTGGGCCGATGCGTGGAGGGCGCATACGAGAGCGCTGCTGCGGTCTCCGAGTTCTTGGCAAAGTACGCTTACAAGTAG
- the LOC109720601 gene encoding probable transcription factor At5g28040, whose amino-acid sequence MPSAEEERAVFEDDDDEETEGDDTEEEDDDADADADAEPLAVAPPATAAAPTAERLSGSAIPSSSDRPPNPNPNPNPTSSAAANPNSSSSDPSSSDLTPSSAHPQNGAIPAAASAPVAVSVSGGATPTAAADPGRALVVSSASEERRPPGSAFDESRRLFQRLWTDEDEIIILRGFLDFTSRRGTTFASHQYDTGPFYEEMKKQLQFEFTKNQLIEKLRRLKKKYRNCVNRISTMGKDFAFKSAHEQAIFEIARNIWRPGIKRSRDSDDDENEDLNPPTNDADPNHAIVVADGPLSSDRRVLRTRRRLRRRTTEESAAVAADTGAGTAVPVMVTVENSIPPPQTPSVQPATVPGIIEETVKSCLSPLFKELINSAIGGGPQLSSGLLGGGGLLGLLGVSPPSLNIGGNLGSNSSGTPPVDEKWRKQQVLELEVYLKRIELVQEQIKLTLEELKKPGVS is encoded by the coding sequence ATGCCATCTGCGGAGGAGGAGCGCGCGGTGttcgaggacgacgacgacgaggagacCGAGGGCGACGACaccgaggaggaggacgacgacgccgacgccgacgccgacgccgaacCCTTGGCGGTGGCGCCGCCGGCGACTGCGGCGGCGCCGACGGCGGAGCGACTCTCCGGCTCCGCCATACCCTCCTCCTCCGATCGCCCgccgaaccctaaccctaaccctaaccctacctcCTCCGCGGCCGCTAATCCTAACTCTAGCTCCAGCGATCCTTCCTCCTCCGATCTCACCCCCTCCTCCGCCCACCCGCAGAACGGGGCGATCCCCGCGGCCGCGTCAGCCCCCGTCGCAGTCTCCGTCTCCGGCGGCGCGACCCCGACGGCTGCGGCGGACCCCGGCCGCGCGCTGGTGGTGTCCTCCGCCTCGGAGGAGCGGCGGCCTCCCGGCTCCGCCTTCGACGAGTCGCGGCGGCTGTTCCAGCGGCTGTGGACCGACGAGGACGAGATCATCATCCTCCGCGGCTTCCTCGACTTCACGTCGCGGCGCGGCACGACGTTCGCCTCGCACCAGTACGACACCGGGCCCTTCTACGAGGAGATGAAGAAGCAGCTCCAGTTCGAGTTCACCAAGAACCAGCTGATCGAGAAGCTCCGCCGCCTCAAGAAGAAGTACCGGAACTGCGTCAACCGGATCAGCACGATGGGGAAGGACTTCGCCTTCAAGTCCGCGCACGAGCAGGCCATCTTCGAGATCGCGCGCAACATCTGGCGGCCCGGGATCAAGAGATCCCGCGACAGCGACGACGACGAGAACGAAGATCTCAATCCGCCCACCAACGACGCCGACCCCAACCACGCGATCGTAGTCGCCGACGGCCCCTTGAGCTCCGACAGAAGGGTGTTGAGAACGAGACGGCGATTAAGGAGGAGAACAACAGAAGAATCTGCTGCTGTAGCAGCAGATACCGGAGCCGGAACCGCAGTTCCGGTGATGGTCACGGTGGAAAATTCGATCCCTCCGCCTCAAACACCTTCGGTGCAACCGGCAACGGTCCCCGGTATCATCGAAGAGACGGTAAAGAGTTGCCTTTCGCCGCTGTTTAAGGAGCTGATCAACTCGGCAATCGGAGGAGGGCCGCAGCTTAGTTCGGGTCTCCTCGGCGGGGGAGGCCTCTTAGGTCTCCTCGGTGTTAGCCCACCGTCTCTGAACATTGGCGGCAATTTGGGTAGTAATTCTTCGGGAACACCACCGGTCGACGAGAAGTGGAGGAAGCAGCAGGTTCTGGAGCTGGAGGTTTACTTGAAACGGATCGAGCTCGTGCAGGAGCAGATCAAATTGACGCTGGAAGAGCTCAAGAAGCCCGGCGTGTCCTGA
- the LOC109719937 gene encoding uncharacterized protein LOC109719937, with the protein MTRKKKSAKTLEASRASLEKKISTVSGIDSSDCYGGDRLDDLLLKLMRSIESAKASKGELPEKIWIKQQFAVGVNDVTRVLERMPHCDSATRCNEEPVKTALRRAPLVPLQAVILVGDCNPKWLTKHIPSMAMSRKVPVIFVKDNKRGSLRLGELVKLKTALAVGIKARGTVINKAIDEVLSCGI; encoded by the exons ATGACCCGGAAAAAGAAATCTGCGAAGACTCTAGAGGCTTCGAGAGCATCTCTAGAAAA GAAAATTTCTACAGTAAGTGGCATCGATAGTTCCGATTGCTATGGAGGAGATCGACTTGATGATCTTCTGCTGAAACTTATGAG gAGTATTGAATCTGCAAAAGCTTCAAAAGGAGAATTACCCGAAAAAATTTGGATTAAG CAACAATTCGCAGTTGGCGTCAACGATGTAACGCGTGTTCTTGAGAGAATGCCTCATTGTGATTCAGCTACTCGTTGTAATGAGGAGCCCGTCAAAACTGCCCTTCGAAGAGCTCCTTTGGTTCCACTGcag GCGGTGATTTTAGTTGGTGATTGTAACCCAAAATGGCTAACAAAGCATATTCCGAGCATGGCAATGTCCAGAAAGGTCCCTGTGATTTTTGTCAAGGATAACAAAAGGGGTTCTCTCAGGTTAGGGGAATTGGTGAAGCTCAAAACAGCACTAGCCGTGGGAATAAAG GCCAGAGGTACTGTAATCAACAAGGCTATAGATGAAGTTCTCAGTTGTGGCATTTGA